In one Scomber japonicus isolate fScoJap1 chromosome 6, fScoJap1.pri, whole genome shotgun sequence genomic region, the following are encoded:
- the LOC128359861 gene encoding FH2 domain-containing protein 1-like, which yields MIYLGVSLTCSYYDNPVTSCGSLHGPGLITRGEHRRSRMRNFNWETIPKHTVIGKHNIWTVDKPDGEYELDTDRMEELFSHKQGQQQLKALNRQSFRGMQTAASGGEMVSILSSKQSMNIGIFLKQFKRPVTDMIEEVKSGNALSFGSGKLRELCKMLPDEGEVKQLLSFKGDQSALPDADLFMLLLVKIPSYEVRVSSLVMKEEFFPLMDEMKEFICTLTTAAKELLDSDHLHSVIRLVLKTGNYMNAGGYAGSAIGFRMASLLKLVDTKANKPGMNLMHYVVMQAHKADMALLRFPEQLKHIEAAARINKCDIEAEFQRQIKKVQDAKANTLKQEDLKAQMEDFLKEAEVCLAETEADLKELQSVSDSVAEYFCEDPSKFKLEECCSIFKSFCEKFMRAMQENKAREMAELKRRHKDRLENAAKRRSTATCSSRDKEMDGIALESMLQNFLTNRVSRRRSGRPSSTYGSPTSSSPNNGSLSEITSQTNLPTGNQNKGSLFRVKEMSRKEWNSAGELTGNSSQNNTESNSKDNKAKDGIPHEKMKTPGKGDSVGITNPASKIPSTSFPDKSFSAPTEDDEEDLQDNNEAEAQKLREASKKVLRFQNNVSSGRTGSVSSGEYSLENQKSPGANSALPRQCTFDEETQMYPGDPTNEDLVKFLLNPQSPSKRNLGRRHTLPTKVAKREEEEEDNLWVQPSGEMGRFYGSQTPLHQTDCIPQSVPEILSNLHIPCPLHMLLGSSAPPINRLTNAACKPHL from the exons ATGATTTACCTGGGCGTGTCTTTAACATGCAG CTACTATGATAATCCTGTAACAAGTTGTGGCT cCCTACATGGCCCAGGCCTCATTACCAGGGGGGAGCACCGGCGCTCCAGGATGCGCAATTTCAACTGGGAAACCATTCCCAAACACACCGTGATAGGAAAGCACAACATCTGGACAGTAGATAAACCTGATGGGGAATATGAGCTGGACACTGATCGCATGGAGGAACTGTTCAGCCACAAGCAGGGCCAGCAACAACTTAAGGCCCTGAATCGCCAAAGCTTTAGGGGCATGCAAACTGCTGCCTCAGGAGGGGAAATG GTTTCCATCCTCAGCTCCAAGCAGAGCATGAACATTGGAATTTTCCTTAAGCAGTTCAAGCG GCCTGTAACAGACATGATTGAAGAAGTGAAATCAGGAAATGCTCTCAGTTTTGGTTCTGGGAAACTGAGGGAGCTGTGCAAGATGCTGCCAGATGAAGGGGAG GTGAAACAGCTGCTGAGTTTCAAGGGTGACCAATCTGCACTCCCTGATGCAGATTTGTTTATGTTATTGCTGGTCAAGATTCCCAG TTATGAAGTGCGTGTCAGCAGTTTGGTCATGAAAGAGGAATTTTTCCCGTTGATGGATGAAATGAAAGAATTCATTTGTACTTTGACAACTGCTGCAAAGG AACTGTTGGATTCTGATCATCTTCATTCTGTCATTCGGCTGgtactgaagactggaaattACATGAATGCT GGTGGCTATGCTGGCAGTGCAATTGGCTTCCGAATGGCTTCTCTGCTGAAGTTAGTGGATACCAAAGCAAACAAACCCGGAATGAATCTCATGCATTATGTTGTGATG CAAGCTCACAAAGCTGATATGGCCCTGCTTAGATTTCCAGAACAACTCAAACACATTGAAGCTGCAGCAAg aataaataaatgtgacattGAAGCAGAGTTTCAAAGACAGATAAAGAAAGTACAAGATGCCAAAGCAAACACATTGAAGCAGGAAGACCTAAAAGCTCAGATGGAGGATTTTCTAAAG GAGGCTGAGGTCTGCTTGGCAGAAACGGAGGCAGATCTTAAGGAACTGCAGTCAGTGAGTGACTCAGTGGCAGAGTATTTCTGTGAAGATCCCAGCAAGTTCAAACTGGAGGAGTGTTGCTCCATTTTCAAGTCTTTCTGTGAGAAGTTTATGCGAGCAATGCAG GAAAACAAGGCCCGAGAGATGGCAGAGTTGAAGCgaagacacaaagacagattGGAGAATGCTGCTAAGCGCAGGTCCACAGCTACATGCTCCAGTAGAGACAAAGAAATGGATGGTATTGCATTGGAGTCCATGTTACAGAACTTCCTTACCAATCGTGTCTCCAGGAGAAGATCAGGACGGCCCTCATCCACTTATGGAAGCCCGACAAGTAGCAGTCCCAACAATGGGAGCCTGTCAGAAATTACCTCTCAGACAAACCTACCAACTGGTAATCAAAATAAAGGAAGCCTTTTTAGGGTTAAGGAGATGAGCAGAAAAGAGTGGAATTCAGCAGGTGAACTCACAGGGAACTCTtcacaaaacaacacagagtCTAATAGCAAGGACAATAAGGCAAAAGATGGCATCCCACATGAGAAGATGAAAACTCCTGGAAAAGGGGACTCTGTTGGTATTACAAACCCAGCCAGTAAGATCCCCAGCACTTCCTTCCCAGACAAATCTTTCTCAGCCCCcactgaggatgatgaggaagatCTACAGGACAATAATGAGGCAGAGGCCCAAAAGTTGCGTGAAGCATCAAAGAAAGTTTTGCGGTTTCAGAACAATGTCAGTTCAGGCAGAACAGGCAGTGTCTCATCTGGAGAATATTCGCTGGAAAATCAGAAATCTCCTGGTGCAAATAGTGCCTTACCTCGTCAGTGCACCTTCGATGAGGAGACACAGATGTATCCTGGAGACCCAACCAACGAGGACTTGGTTAAATTTTTGCTCAATCCACAGTCCCCCTCAAAGCGTAACCTTGGCCGCCGCCATACTCTACCTACCAAGGTCGCtaaaagggaagaggaagaggaagacaatCTGTGGGTTCAGCCTTCAG GGGAAATGGGCCGTTTCTATGGAAGCCAAACCCCTTTGCACCAGACAGACTGTATCCCTCAGTCAGTTCCTGAGATTTTGTCTAATTTGCATATTCCCTGCCCCCTCCATATGCTATTGGGTTCTTCAGCTCCTCCCATTAACCGCCTGACCAATGCTGCATGTAAGCCACACCTCTAa